One genomic segment of Anticarsia gemmatalis isolate Benzon Research Colony breed Stoneville strain chromosome Z, ilAntGemm2 primary, whole genome shotgun sequence includes these proteins:
- the LOC142986745 gene encoding facilitated trehalose transporter Tret1-like, with product MAIINVVNGAVPSHWEQSAHIYRQVFASVAAFMLTISMGQTLGFTAVLTPQLKNDPNFSYDMRYDSWIASTVPLAAIISCVFAGNLSDRIGRKMAQITLVLPFIIGWVITGFSTNSTQMLVGRFITGVCVGFVRPTTVVYVGELTEPQYRPIALFCLSAAAHLGILISHALEKCVHWKTACFLFSIPNIINVVILMFVKESPLWLLAKGKTEEGVESFRLFRGNSEKSEKELAKVLETSRKEEDKFSVKDMANTWSGGNTISFYAEDIFEKTFSGVDSFMLIMVTDSMRIVTTVIIYGTTALFAKFGFSALIAGVLLSILLPETNGRTLQDIEDSLYKKKDEKSGKDVATVPSSQ from the exons ATGGCCATCATCAATGTGGTCAACGGAGCGGTGCCGAGTCATTGGGAGCAATCCGCCCATATATACAGACAG GTTTTCGCGTCAGTAGCGGCATTTATGCTGACGATATCAATGGGCCAGACGCTAGGCTTCACGGCTGTGTTGACGCCGCAGCTGAAGAATGACCCCAACTTCTCCTATGATATGAGATATGACTCCTGGATTG CTTCTACCGTTCCGTTGGCAGCAATCATAAGCTGTGTCTTCGCCGGAAACTTGAGCGACAGGATTGGGAGGAAAATGGCCCAGATCACCCTGGTCTTGCCTTTCATTATAGGCTGGGTCATCACAGGCTTCTCGACCAACAGCACACAGATGCTGGTCGGGAGATTCATCACCGGCGTCTGCGTGGGATTCGTAAGACCAACCACAGTAGTCTACGTTGGAGAACTAACCGAGCCCCAGTACAGACCCATCGCCTTGTTCTGTCTCTCTGCAGCCGCACACTTAGGAATCTTAATCAGCCACGCCTTAGAAAAATGTGTTCACTGGAAAACTGCctgctttttattttcaataccgAATATCATAAATGTGGTGATACTGATGTTCGTAAAAGAGAGTCCATTGTGGCTTCTTGCGAAAGGAAAAACTGAGGAAGGTGTGGAGTCATTTAGATTATTCAGAGGAAATAGTGAGAAGTCAGAGAAAGAACTGGCTAAAGTACTTGAGACTAGCAGGAAGGAAGAAGACAAGTTTTCCGTCAAGGACATGGCGAATACA TGGAGCGGTGGAAATACTATATCTTTCTACGCCGAAGATATATTCGAGAAGACATTTTCTGGTGTTGATTCATTCATGCTGATCATGGTAACTGATTCTATGAGGATAGTAACCACAGTGATAAT ATACGGCACAACGGCGTTGTTTGCCAAATTCGGGTTTTCTGCGCTTATTGCCGGTGTGCTCTTGAGTATTTTACTACCAGAAACTAATGGAAGAACATTGCAAGATATTGAAGATTCGTTGTATAAGAAGAAAGATGAAAAAAGCGGTAAAGATGTAGCAACTGTACCATCAAgtcaataa